In Monodelphis domestica isolate mMonDom1 chromosome 4, mMonDom1.pri, whole genome shotgun sequence, one DNA window encodes the following:
- the MSANTD4 gene encoding myb/SANT-like DNA-binding domain-containing protein 4, with the protein MKQLKRKRKSNFSVQETQTLLEEIRKRKEVIFSKQLNTTINEMKRKAWEEIAECVNAVGEGEQRTGAEVKRRYLDWRALMKRKWLKANIKLVGPGLPLSASDFNDSITEELDDKIAFPNGSNLDWQNTVDIKEAGGSLTEVKEEEEEEEEEKIPQNFEFEIEEEEEMLSPMMPDSKRENELSVFPHIKEFGTLTSIQSQTAYDESYLLISLEKQKLEIEKQRLDIEVERLQIEKERLQIEKERLWHLDMEHERLQVEKERLQVEREKLRLQVVHLEKPALENDLGQAEKKILQPLDLETEKLKLEKERLQLEKDRLQFLKFESEKLQIEKERLQIEKERLRIQREGHLK; encoded by the exons atgaagcaattgaaaagaaaaaggaaaagcaattttAGTGTTCAAGAAACTCAGACCCTTTTGgaagaaatcagaaagaggaaagaagtcaTATTTTCTAAGCAACTCAATACAACAATTAATGAGATGAAACGGAAAGCTTGGGAGGAGATTGCTGAGTGTGTGAATGCTGTGGGGGAAGGAGAACAAAGAACAGGGGCTGAAGTGAAAAGGCGATACCTTGACTGGCGAGCacttatgaagaggaaatggttGAAGGCAAACATAAAGCTAGTGGGTCCTGGCTTACCCCTTTCAGCATCAGATTTCAATGACTCTATCACTGAAGAACTCGATGATAAGATTGCATTTCCAAATGGGTCAAATTTGGACTGGCAAAATACAGTTGATATCAAGGAAGCAGGTGGCTCCTTAACAGAAgtcaaagaggaagaggaggaggaagaggaagaaaagattccaCAGAATTTTGAA tttgaaatagaggaggaggaagaaatgttGTCCCCTATGATGCCAGATTCCAAGAGGGAAAATGAGCTTTCTGTTTTCCCTCATATCAAAGAATTTGGTACTCTTACATCAATACAGTCTCAAACTGCCTATGATGAATCCTACTTACTTATAAGCTTGGAGAAACAAAAACTTGAGATAGAAAAGCAACGGCTAGACATTGAGGTAGAAAGACtgcagatagaaaaagaaaggctGCAAATTGAAAAGGAACGGTTATGGCATTTAGATATGGAGCATGAAAGACTCCAAGTAGAGAAAGAAAGGCTGCAGGTTGAAAGAGAGAAATTGAGGTTACAGGTTGTCCATTTGGAGAAACCTGCTCTGGAAAATGATCTTggccaagcagaaaaaaaaattctgcagcCTCTCGATTTAGAGACTGAGAAGCTGAAACTTGAGAAAGAACGCTTGCAACTGGAAAAAGACAGGTTGCAGTTTTTGAAGTTTGAATCTGAGAAACTTCAGATTGAAAAGGAGCgtttacaaatagaaaaagaacggCTTCGTATTCAGAGGGAGGGACATTTGAAATGA